One region of Flavobacterium pisciphilum genomic DNA includes:
- the lepB gene encoding signal peptidase I, producing MTLYLWFVFFLAVQVIHFIGTWKLYQAAGRKSWEAAIPVYNAIVLMKIIGRPTWWTILLFIPIINLIMFPVIWIETLRTFGKKSTLDTILGLVTFGFYIYYVNYTQKLVYNSNRSLVPETKTADTVSSLLFAIIVATLVHTYIVQPYTIPTSSLEKSLLIGDFLFVSKLNYGPRVPMTTVALPMVHDSIPMTKQKSYLKWPQLPYFRLPAFEQIKRTDIVVFNWPMDTVYRFFDTSGRRADKPIDKKSNYVKRCVGIPGDSLAIKDGIVYINGKVLVLPERAKPQYSYAVALDGKTPIDFESLLRELDITDGAGFKDDVKKDTLYFRALTEASAARLRNVPGITDVKREISKGVDPGIFPQLDNWNADNFGPIYIPQKGKTVALTTKSLPFYKAIIKEYEGNDLEVNGSQILINGKVATTYTFKQDYYWMMGDNRHNSEDSRYWGYVPENHIVGKPVFIWMSWDTNGKGINKVRWDRVFTTVNGDGQPQSYFKYFLFALAAFFIGEYFWKKRKEKKNL from the coding sequence ATGACACTATATTTATGGTTTGTATTCTTCTTAGCAGTGCAAGTTATTCACTTTATAGGAACTTGGAAATTATATCAAGCTGCAGGTAGAAAAAGTTGGGAAGCAGCAATTCCTGTATATAATGCTATCGTACTAATGAAAATTATTGGTCGACCTACTTGGTGGACAATATTGCTTTTTATCCCGATCATTAACCTGATTATGTTTCCTGTAATATGGATTGAAACCTTAAGAACATTTGGAAAAAAATCAACTTTAGATACAATCCTAGGTCTTGTAACTTTCGGTTTTTACATCTATTATGTAAATTATACTCAAAAATTAGTTTATAATTCAAACAGAAGCTTAGTTCCAGAAACTAAAACTGCTGATACCGTTAGCTCTTTACTTTTTGCTATAATTGTAGCTACTTTAGTTCACACCTATATCGTACAGCCTTACACAATTCCAACTTCATCATTAGAGAAATCATTACTTATTGGTGACTTCTTGTTTGTAAGTAAGCTAAACTATGGTCCTAGAGTTCCAATGACTACTGTTGCTTTGCCAATGGTTCATGACTCTATACCAATGACTAAACAAAAATCATATCTAAAATGGCCACAATTGCCTTATTTTAGACTTCCTGCTTTTGAACAAATAAAACGAACAGACATTGTTGTTTTCAACTGGCCAATGGACACCGTTTACAGGTTTTTTGATACTTCAGGAAGAAGAGCAGACAAACCGATTGACAAAAAATCAAATTACGTAAAAAGATGTGTTGGTATTCCTGGAGATAGCTTAGCTATAAAAGACGGAATCGTTTACATCAACGGAAAAGTATTGGTTTTACCAGAAAGAGCAAAACCACAATACTCATATGCAGTAGCTTTAGACGGAAAAACTCCTATCGATTTTGAATCTTTATTAAGAGAATTAGACATTACAGATGGTGCTGGTTTCAAAGATGATGTAAAAAAAGACACTCTTTATTTCAGAGCATTAACAGAAGCTAGTGCAGCAAGATTAAGAAATGTTCCTGGAATTACTGATGTAAAAAGAGAAATTTCAAAAGGTGTAGATCCAGGTATTTTTCCACAATTAGATAATTGGAATGCAGACAATTTTGGTCCGATATACATCCCACAAAAAGGAAAAACAGTTGCTCTAACAACTAAATCTTTACCATTTTACAAAGCGATTATAAAAGAGTACGAAGGAAACGATTTAGAAGTAAACGGTTCTCAAATACTTATTAATGGTAAAGTTGCAACAACATATACTTTCAAACAAGATTATTACTGGATGATGGGAGACAACCGTCATAACTCAGAAGATAGCCGTTATTGGGGTTATGTTCCAGAAAATCATATTGTTGGAAAACCAGTATTCATTTGGATGAGTTGGGACACTAATGGTAAGGGAATAAATAAAGTTCGCTGGGATAGAGTTTTCACCACTGTAAATGGTGATGGTCAACCACAATCTTACTTTAAATATTTCTTATTTGCCCTAGCTGCCTTTTTCATTGGTGAGTACTTCTGGAAAAAAAGAAAAGAAAAAAAGAACCTATAA
- the lepB gene encoding signal peptidase I, whose protein sequence is MTLYTWFVYFLIIQVIHFIGTWKLYEAAGRKSWEAAIPVYNAIVLMKIIGRPTWWTILLFIPIINLIMFPIVWIETLRTFGKKSTLDTVLGLVTFGFYIYYVNYTQKLEYNANRNLKAENKTADTFSSLLFAIIVATLVHTYIIQPFTIPSSSLEKSLLVGDFLFVSKVNYGARIPMTTVALPMVHDTIPFFKKKSYLFNDDITQKETSFLNKFQLPYLRLPGFQEIKRNDIVVFNQPADTLLDMNNFSPDRNYYKPIDKKTNLVKRCVGVPGDSLEIRNGLVFINGKETKSTERVKLQFSYNVKFKVKFSTYEEVTNLLRQYDITDDLGYDSKTDTYYVQATPEAVAIAKNNPYIESLELRKENKGERDPKIFPHNKNYNWNNDFFGPIYIPQQGKTININLNVLPLYKRLITEYEGNDLVVKGNQILINGKPATTYTFKQNYYWMMGDNRDNSIDARYWGFVPFDHVIGKPVFIWMSWDTHGKGLNKVRWDRVFTTVDGEGQPQSYFKHFLFLLAAYFVGEYFWRKRKEKKA, encoded by the coding sequence ATGACGCTTTATACGTGGTTTGTATACTTCTTAATTATCCAAGTAATTCATTTTATAGGAACATGGAAATTATATGAGGCAGCTGGAAGAAAAAGCTGGGAAGCAGCAATTCCTGTTTACAACGCCATTGTATTAATGAAAATCATAGGTCGTCCAACTTGGTGGACCATATTGCTTTTTATCCCGATTATCAACCTGATTATGTTTCCCATAGTTTGGATTGAAACGCTTCGAACTTTTGGTAAAAAATCTACCTTAGATACCGTTTTAGGACTTGTTACTTTTGGTTTCTATATCTATTATGTAAACTATACACAAAAACTAGAATACAATGCCAATAGAAATCTAAAAGCCGAAAATAAAACTGCAGATACATTTAGCTCGCTTCTTTTTGCTATAATAGTTGCGACTTTAGTACATACGTATATTATTCAACCGTTTACAATACCAAGTTCATCATTAGAAAAATCATTACTTGTTGGTGACTTTCTATTCGTAAGCAAAGTAAACTATGGCGCAAGAATACCAATGACAACGGTAGCATTGCCAATGGTACACGATACCATTCCTTTCTTTAAAAAGAAATCGTATTTATTTAATGATGACATCACACAAAAGGAAACTTCATTTTTAAACAAATTTCAGTTACCTTATTTAAGATTACCTGGTTTTCAAGAAATAAAACGCAATGATATTGTCGTTTTTAATCAACCAGCCGACACCCTATTGGACATGAATAATTTTTCGCCAGATAGAAATTATTACAAACCAATTGACAAAAAAACCAACCTAGTAAAAAGATGTGTTGGCGTTCCTGGAGACTCTTTAGAAATCAGAAATGGACTTGTTTTTATTAATGGAAAAGAAACCAAATCAACAGAAAGAGTCAAACTACAATTCTCTTACAATGTCAAGTTTAAGGTTAAGTTCTCTACATACGAAGAGGTTACCAATCTTTTAAGACAATATGATATTACAGATGATCTAGGATACGATTCTAAAACTGATACTTACTATGTACAGGCAACTCCAGAAGCTGTAGCCATAGCAAAGAACAATCCATACATAGAAAGTCTTGAATTAAGAAAAGAAAACAAAGGCGAAAGAGACCCTAAGATATTCCCACACAATAAAAACTACAATTGGAACAATGATTTTTTTGGTCCAATATACATTCCTCAACAAGGAAAGACAATCAACATCAATTTGAATGTTTTGCCACTGTATAAACGTCTGATTACAGAATATGAAGGAAATGATTTAGTAGTTAAAGGAAACCAAATTTTAATTAATGGTAAACCAGCTACAACCTATACTTTCAAACAAAATTATTATTGGATGATGGGTGACAATAGAGACAACTCTATCGATGCAAGATATTGGGGCTTTGTACCTTTTGATCATGTAATAGGAAAACCAGTATTCATATGGATGAGCTGGGATACTCATGGCAAAGGACTTAATAAAGTTCGTTGGGATAGAGTCTTTACTACTGTAGATGGTGAAGGACAACCGCAATCATACTTTAAACATTTCTTATTCCTCTTGGCAGCTTACTTTGTTGGCGAGTATTTCTGGAGAAAAAGAAAAGAGAAGAAAGCATAA
- a CDS encoding WbqC family protein, with product MESLLLPTYFPSISHFSVMAQSESITFEIEDNFQKQTNRNRTYIYSPNGIQLLNIPVKHSKNAHQKTKEIQIENEFDWQKQHFKSLEAAYRSSPFFEFFEDDIRPFFEKKHQFLMDLNFEALDILSKCLRMKLEYAKTSEYFHDTDSTISDFRALANGKKDNNTFETYTQVFDDKHGFINNLSVLDLLFNEGKYAMEYLKNQKI from the coding sequence ATGGAATCATTACTACTTCCGACCTACTTCCCTTCAATTAGCCATTTTTCAGTAATGGCACAATCTGAAAGCATTACGTTTGAAATAGAAGATAATTTCCAAAAACAAACCAATAGAAATCGTACTTACATTTATAGTCCAAACGGAATACAGCTATTAAACATCCCTGTAAAGCATTCTAAAAATGCACATCAAAAAACCAAAGAGATTCAAATAGAAAATGAATTTGATTGGCAAAAGCAACATTTTAAATCATTAGAAGCTGCTTACAGAAGCTCACCCTTTTTTGAATTTTTTGAAGACGACATCCGTCCATTTTTTGAAAAAAAGCACCAATTCTTAATGGATTTAAATTTTGAAGCATTAGATATTCTTTCGAAATGTTTACGAATGAAATTAGAGTACGCTAAGACCTCAGAATATTTTCACGACACAGATAGTACTATTTCAGACTTTAGAGCCTTAGCGAATGGAAAAAAGGACAACAACACATTCGAAACCTACACTCAGGTTTTTGATGACAAGCATGGGTTTATAAATAACCTAAGCGTATTAGACTTACTTTTTAATGAAGGGAAGTACGCAATGGAATATTTGAAGAATCAGAAAATATAA